The Cucurbita pepo subsp. pepo cultivar mu-cu-16 chromosome LG08, ASM280686v2, whole genome shotgun sequence genome contains a region encoding:
- the LOC111800605 gene encoding transcription factor CSA-like — MNLQCFSDAFQTHGLFQNVALMPPPPPASLDLSPPSHGGDSGRSNCEDREKQEEDGKTNGARRRTKLCARGHWRPAEDAKLKELVAHYGPQNWNLIAENLSGRSGKSCRLRWFNQLDPRINRKAFNEEEEERLLTAHRLYGNKWAMIARLFPGRTDNAVKNHWHVIMARKRRQYSNLYRRSSRKAFHKHNVSSESTISSTVDESPTSASASAPAPAPRWCSRKGVAAGVGKIGCWEKTEEVMAAEQSSGSNSEVSGAESEISTNLSLASGRDTMNGNGGHHMKMQFIDFLGVGAS, encoded by the exons ATGAACCTTCAATGCTTCAGCGATGCCTTTCAAACTCATGGGTTGTTTCAAAATGTCGCCTTGATGCCGCCCCCTCCTCCTGCCTCTCTCGATCTCTCACCGCCGTCCCACGGCGGTGACAGCGGCAGATCAAATTGCGAGGACAgagagaaacaagaagaagatggcAAAACTAACGGTGCCCGCCGCCGCACTAAGCTTTGTGCTAGAGGCCATTGGAGACCGGCGGAGGATGCTAAGCTCAAAGAGCTTGTCGCCCATTATGGCCCCCAAAATTGGAACTTGATCGCCGAGAATCTCAGTGGTAGATCAGG NAAAAGCTGTAGATTGAGATGGTTCAACCAGTTGGATCCAAGGATAAACAGAAAGGCCTTCaacgaggaagaagaagagaggctCTTAACAGCACATAGATTGTACGGCAACAAATGGGCCATGATCGCTCGTTTGTTTCCTGGTAGAACTGATAATGCTGTCAAGAATCATTGGCACGTGATCATGGCTAGAAAACGTCGACAATACTCCAATCTTTACAGAAGATCCTCCCGGAAAGCCTTCCATAAACATAATGTGTCCAGTGAATCCACCATCTCCAGCACCGTCGATGAATCCCCTACCTCTGCCTCTGCCTCTGCCCCTGCCCCTGCCCCTA GATGGTGCAGCAGGAAAGGAGTGGCGGCGGGTGTGGGGAAGATCGGGTGCTGggaaaaaacagaggaggTGATGGCGGCGGAGCAGTCGTCGGGGTCGAACTCGGAAGTTTCAGGGGCAGAGTCAGAGATCTCGAcgaacctctccttagcatcCGGCCGGGACACCATGAATGGGAACGGCGGCCACCATATGAAAATGCAGTTCATTGATTTCCTTGGAGTTGGAGCTTCGTAA